The following proteins are co-located in the Blattabacterium sp. (Blatta orientalis) str. Tarazona genome:
- the carB gene encoding carbamoyl-phosphate synthase (glutamine-hydrolyzing) large subunit, with the protein MKIDKVLILGSGALKIGEAGEFDYSGTQALKALKEEGIYTILINPNIATVQTSKEVADKVYFLPLTSFFIKKVIEKEKPKGILLSFGGQTALNCGIQLFKEGLLEKYEIQVLGTSIESIIQSEDRNLFRKRLSRMNIKTAKSFVVYSMDHAISYALKIGFPVIIRSAYTLGGLGSGFAKNIHDLKKIVNKAFSYSSQVVVEEYLEGWKEIEYEIVRDQYDSSISVCNMENFDPIGIHTGESIVIAPSQTLTNSEYYKLRQLSLQIARKFEIVGECNVQFALNPRSEDYRVIEVNARLSRSSALASKATGYPLAFVSAKLAIGYGLHELKNSVTKTTCAFFEPALDYVVCKIPRWDLKKFYGVSNRIGSSMKSVGEVMAIGGSFEESLQKGIRMLDIGMLGFINTNKKKIGSLHLLKDALKKPTDQRILFLEEALEEGFSIKEIHDLTKIDPWFLYQLNNIFQTKKEISSYESWMDIPDELFHKAKKEGFSDMQIASLFIHKKEKEESIYDLEKRIRKYRKKRSILPYVRQIDTLASEYPAYTNYLYLTYHSIQHDVLYEKDEKSVITLGSGVYRIGSSVEFDWCCVNALNAIKKESYRSIMINYNPETVSTDFDVCDRLYFEELTLERVLDIIDLEKPKGTIVSMGGQIPNNLVLKLYENKVKILGTSPLSIDEVENRYKFSHAMDHLGIGQPKWKELSDFETIYQFVEEVDYPILVRPSYVLSGADMNVISNQEELHRYLRDKVSVSPEHPLVITEFIKNAKEIELDAVSQTGEILYYAISEHVEFAGVHSGDATLVYPPQNLYLSTLKEIVRISKRIAKYFNISGPFNIQFLSKDNEVKVIECNLRASRSFPFVSKVSHFNMIELATQVLLGKKKKKKEPNFFTTNFLGIKASQFSFSRLQDADPILGVDMTSTGEVGCLGYTFDEALLKSMLSVGYTIPKKNILISGGPMGSKLDLLDMVKLLHQRGYILFATEGTNNFLSDYGIPSIRVHWPNVRKDPNVLDLIKDRKLDLIINIPKNLSKSELNNDYAIRRSSVDFNIPLLTNTRLAKAFIQAFCHLSMDKLFITAWDEYE; encoded by the coding sequence ATGAAAATAGATAAAGTACTTATCCTGGGATCAGGAGCCTTAAAGATAGGAGAAGCCGGAGAATTTGATTATTCTGGAACACAAGCTTTAAAAGCCCTTAAAGAGGAGGGGATTTATACTATATTGATTAATCCAAATATAGCCACTGTTCAAACTTCGAAAGAAGTGGCTGATAAAGTTTATTTTCTTCCTCTCACATCTTTTTTTATAAAAAAGGTTATTGAGAAGGAAAAACCGAAAGGAATTTTGCTTTCTTTTGGAGGACAAACCGCCTTGAATTGTGGTATTCAACTTTTTAAAGAAGGTCTTCTAGAAAAATATGAAATTCAAGTTTTAGGAACGTCTATTGAATCGATTATACAGAGTGAAGATAGAAATCTCTTTCGAAAGAGATTGAGCCGTATGAATATAAAAACGGCAAAAAGTTTTGTGGTGTATTCCATGGATCATGCCATATCCTATGCTTTAAAGATTGGTTTTCCTGTTATAATTAGATCAGCTTACACTCTTGGAGGTTTAGGAAGTGGTTTTGCAAAAAATATTCATGATTTAAAAAAAATTGTCAATAAGGCTTTTTCTTATTCTTCTCAAGTAGTTGTAGAAGAGTATTTGGAAGGATGGAAAGAAATTGAGTATGAAATAGTTAGAGATCAATATGATAGTAGTATTTCTGTGTGCAATATGGAAAATTTTGATCCCATAGGGATTCATACAGGAGAAAGTATTGTAATAGCTCCTTCGCAAACTTTAACAAATTCAGAATATTATAAATTAAGACAATTATCTCTACAGATAGCCAGAAAATTTGAAATAGTAGGAGAATGTAATGTTCAATTTGCTTTAAATCCAAGATCGGAAGATTATAGGGTTATTGAAGTGAACGCTCGTCTTTCTCGTTCTAGCGCTCTTGCTTCTAAAGCAACTGGTTATCCTTTAGCTTTTGTCTCTGCAAAATTAGCTATAGGATATGGATTACATGAATTAAAAAATTCTGTGACTAAAACTACTTGTGCTTTTTTTGAACCAGCATTGGATTATGTTGTATGCAAAATTCCTAGGTGGGATCTGAAGAAATTTTATGGAGTTTCCAATAGAATTGGAAGTAGTATGAAAAGTGTAGGAGAAGTTATGGCTATTGGAGGATCTTTTGAGGAATCCTTACAGAAAGGGATTCGTATGTTAGATATTGGAATGTTAGGATTTATAAATACAAATAAAAAAAAAATTGGATCCCTTCATCTGCTCAAAGATGCTTTGAAAAAACCTACCGATCAAAGAATTCTATTTCTAGAAGAAGCTTTAGAAGAAGGTTTTTCTATCAAAGAAATTCATGATTTAACCAAAATAGATCCGTGGTTTCTATACCAGTTGAATAACATTTTTCAAACAAAAAAAGAAATTTCTTCTTATGAAAGTTGGATGGATATTCCAGATGAATTATTCCATAAAGCTAAGAAAGAAGGTTTTTCTGATATGCAAATAGCTAGTCTTTTTATTCATAAAAAAGAGAAGGAAGAGAGTATTTATGATCTGGAAAAAAGAATAAGAAAATATAGAAAAAAAAGAAGTATTCTCCCATATGTTCGACAAATTGATACTTTAGCTTCTGAATATCCAGCATATACAAATTATTTGTATTTGACTTATCATTCCATTCAGCATGACGTTCTTTACGAAAAGGATGAAAAATCTGTAATAACTTTAGGATCTGGAGTTTATAGAATTGGAAGTAGTGTAGAATTTGATTGGTGTTGTGTTAATGCATTAAATGCTATTAAGAAAGAATCTTATAGATCTATAATGATTAATTACAATCCAGAAACAGTTAGTACCGATTTTGATGTGTGTGATAGATTATATTTTGAGGAATTAACTTTAGAACGTGTTTTAGATATTATTGATTTAGAAAAACCAAAAGGGACCATAGTATCTATGGGAGGACAAATCCCCAATAACTTGGTTTTAAAGCTTTATGAAAACAAAGTCAAGATATTAGGGACCTCACCACTTTCTATAGACGAAGTGGAAAATAGATACAAATTTTCTCATGCAATGGATCATTTAGGGATAGGCCAACCTAAATGGAAAGAATTATCAGATTTTGAAACGATTTATCAATTTGTAGAAGAAGTAGACTATCCTATATTAGTTAGACCTTCCTATGTTCTATCAGGTGCGGATATGAATGTGATTTCTAATCAAGAAGAACTTCATCGTTATCTTAGAGATAAAGTATCGGTTTCTCCAGAGCACCCATTAGTTATTACAGAGTTTATAAAAAATGCCAAAGAAATTGAATTAGATGCAGTTTCTCAAACTGGAGAGATTTTATATTATGCTATATCAGAACATGTAGAGTTTGCAGGAGTACATTCAGGAGATGCTACGTTAGTATATCCTCCACAAAATCTATATTTATCTACATTAAAAGAAATAGTTCGTATATCTAAAAGAATAGCCAAATATTTTAATATATCTGGACCTTTTAATATTCAATTTTTATCTAAAGATAATGAAGTAAAAGTAATTGAATGCAATTTGAGAGCCTCTAGAAGTTTTCCTTTCGTATCAAAAGTATCTCATTTCAACATGATAGAACTAGCCACCCAAGTCCTTCTTGGAAAGAAAAAGAAGAAAAAGGAACCTAATTTCTTTACAACAAATTTCTTAGGAATAAAAGCCTCACAATTTTCTTTTTCCCGTTTGCAAGATGCGGATCCTATTTTAGGAGTAGATATGACTTCTACTGGGGAAGTAGGATGTTTAGGATATACTTTTGATGAAGCCCTTTTAAAATCTATGCTTTCTGTTGGTTATACTATTCCAAAAAAAAATATTCTTATATCAGGAGGTCCAATGGGATCAAAATTAGATCTTTTAGATATGGTGAAGCTTTTGCATCAAAGAGGATATATATTATTTGCGACAGAAGGAACAAATAATTTTTTATCTGATTATGGAATCCCCTCTATAAGGGTCCATTGGCCAAATGTTAGAAAAGATCCAAATGTTCTTGACTTGATAAAGGATAGAAAATTAGATCTGATTATTAATATTCCCAAAAATTTAAGTAAATCAGAGTTGAATAATGATTATGCTATAAGACGTTCTTCCGTAGATTTTAATATTCCTCTACTCACTAATACTCGTTTAGCAAAGGCTTTTATACAAGCTTTTTGTCATTTATCTATGGATAAACTTTTTATAACAGCTTGGGATGAATATGAATAA
- the trxA gene encoding thioredoxin encodes MIQEINDDNFEKIVFESNKPVLVDFWAPWCAPCRTLSAILEDIFTEYIGKALVVKLNVDNNPKTSSQYGIRSIPTMFFFKNGEKKDMQIGVSSKEDIRKKLEALI; translated from the coding sequence ATGATACAAGAAATAAACGATGATAATTTTGAAAAAATTGTTTTTGAATCGAATAAGCCGGTTTTAGTGGATTTTTGGGCTCCATGGTGTGCTCCATGTAGAACCTTATCTGCTATATTAGAAGATATATTTACTGAATATATAGGGAAAGCATTGGTTGTTAAATTAAATGTAGATAACAATCCAAAAACTTCTTCTCAATATGGAATACGTAGTATTCCTACCATGTTTTTTTTTAAAAACGGAGAAAAAAAAGATATGCAGATTGGAGTATCTTCTAAGGAAGATATCAGAAAAAAATTAGAGGCTTTGATTTAA
- the carA gene encoding glutamine-hydrolyzing carbamoyl-phosphate synthase small subunit encodes MKNNIKKAMLVLEDGTEYPAYHFGAKVSSSGEVVFNTAMVGYTESLTDPSYKGQILTYTYPIIGNYGVPSSSCKEGIHEFYESDKVQVSGLIISYYSNRPYHWNMCFSLSDWLKENGVPGLYGIDTRFMAQNLEKRGSMLGKILMEKEDLPFYDPNQENLSEKVSVQNKILYGKGKYKILLVDFGLKNNILRCLLRRDCTIIRVPWDYDFTKEEYDGLVLSNGPGNPKIYEKPIYYLRKAMKKERPIFGICLGNQLLGIAAGGDTYKLPYAHRGHNQPVVLLEKGKNFITSQNHGYVLDTKNISKEWKVFFKNLNDNTCEGIIHDYKPFFSVQFHPEASSGPADTEFLFDIFINSMENN; translated from the coding sequence ATGAAAAATAATATAAAAAAGGCTATGCTTGTACTGGAAGATGGAACAGAGTATCCAGCTTATCATTTTGGAGCGAAAGTCTCTTCTTCTGGAGAAGTAGTTTTTAATACAGCTATGGTAGGTTACACGGAAAGTTTAACTGATCCTTCTTACAAAGGTCAAATATTGACTTATACTTATCCTATAATAGGAAATTATGGAGTCCCCTCTTCCTCTTGTAAGGAAGGAATTCATGAATTCTATGAATCCGATAAGGTTCAAGTATCCGGCCTTATTATTTCCTATTATTCCAATCGTCCGTATCATTGGAATATGTGCTTCTCTCTATCGGATTGGTTGAAAGAAAATGGCGTACCTGGATTATATGGAATAGATACTAGATTTATGGCACAAAACTTAGAAAAAAGGGGAAGCATGTTAGGTAAAATTTTAATGGAAAAAGAAGATCTTCCTTTTTATGATCCTAACCAGGAAAATCTTTCTGAAAAAGTATCTGTACAGAATAAAATTCTATATGGAAAAGGAAAATATAAAATATTACTTGTAGATTTTGGATTAAAGAATAATATTTTGCGTTGTCTTTTACGGAGAGATTGCACTATCATAAGGGTCCCATGGGATTATGATTTTACGAAGGAAGAATATGACGGGTTGGTCCTTTCTAATGGTCCTGGAAATCCAAAAATTTATGAAAAACCCATATATTATCTTCGTAAAGCTATGAAAAAAGAAAGACCTATATTTGGGATATGTTTAGGAAATCAACTTTTGGGAATTGCTGCAGGAGGAGATACTTACAAACTTCCATATGCACACAGAGGACATAATCAACCAGTGGTCTTATTAGAAAAAGGAAAAAATTTTATCACATCACAAAACCATGGATATGTTTTGGATACTAAAAATATTTCTAAAGAGTGGAAAGTGTTCTTCAAAAATTTAAATGATAACACTTGCGAAGGAATTATTCATGATTACAAACCTTTTTTTTCGGTACAATTTCATCCAGAAGCATCAAGTGGACCTGCAGATACGGAATTTTTATTCGATATTTTTATCAATTCTATGGAAAATAATTAA
- a CDS encoding LptF/LptG family permease translates to MSIRIQIKKLDLYMIRLFMAPFLIIFFSIFFVFIVQFFWSKMDELTGKNINILIILKFIYYFGISITPLVIPISILLTSIITYGYISESQELIAIKSSGISLFRVMKPLLCITFLLSVGLYFFSDFSIPEAKRKAQELGYQISIAHPSLRLKEGVFVNLFPDFFIRIGKKKNSNLLENIFIFFYGKNLAINTILAEKGVLIPNKKEEGFQIKLMKGFFYRDNPYEGKTYSYQMVYFDSFIQSFKKPLIEYKNLDYYYDDSYKTLDTKKLMEKIHFLKKENCQLYSDFKKLNYNSLFQKKKFFSKDPRIRIDLFSYIRKIILSLLINELQHQKKFLQNRKKYLAKYQFELQKKFTFPVTCIIMFLIGAPLGAIIRKGGMGLPTLIAIIIFIIYHTLLTITQNQGEKAEIWPWMGAWIPNFVFFPLSIWITYKTVMDDFYYM, encoded by the coding sequence ATGAGTATAAGGATTCAAATAAAAAAATTAGATCTATACATGATTCGTTTATTTATGGCTCCTTTTTTGATCATTTTTTTTTCTATTTTTTTTGTATTTATTGTTCAATTTTTTTGGAGTAAAATGGATGAATTAACAGGAAAAAATATTAACATTTTAATTATTCTAAAGTTTATATATTATTTTGGAATTTCAATTACCCCATTAGTGATCCCCATTTCTATATTGCTTACTTCTATCATAACTTATGGATATATTTCAGAATCCCAAGAACTTATAGCTATTAAATCTTCTGGAATCTCCCTTTTTAGAGTCATGAAACCTCTTTTATGTATAACATTCCTTCTATCCGTTGGACTATATTTTTTTTCTGATTTTTCCATTCCAGAGGCAAAAAGAAAAGCTCAAGAACTAGGATATCAAATTTCAATAGCTCATCCCTCCTTGAGGTTAAAAGAAGGAGTTTTTGTTAACCTTTTTCCAGATTTTTTCATAAGAATAGGCAAAAAAAAAAATAGTAATTTACTAGAAAATATATTCATTTTTTTTTACGGAAAAAATTTAGCAATCAATACGATCCTTGCCGAAAAGGGAGTTTTAATTCCAAATAAAAAGGAGGAGGGTTTTCAAATTAAACTCATGAAGGGATTTTTCTATAGGGATAATCCTTATGAAGGAAAAACTTATTCGTATCAAATGGTCTATTTTGATTCTTTCATTCAATCTTTTAAAAAACCTTTAATAGAATACAAAAACTTAGATTATTATTATGATGATTCCTATAAAACTCTTGATACAAAAAAACTGATGGAAAAAATACATTTTTTAAAAAAAGAAAATTGTCAATTGTATTCTGATTTTAAAAAATTGAATTATAATTCCCTTTTTCAGAAAAAAAAATTTTTTTCAAAAGATCCAAGAATAAGAATAGATCTCTTCTCCTACATAAGAAAGATCATTTTATCCCTTTTAATAAATGAACTTCAACATCAAAAAAAGTTTCTTCAGAATAGAAAAAAATACTTAGCTAAGTATCAATTCGAATTACAGAAAAAATTTACCTTTCCAGTAACATGCATTATAATGTTTCTTATTGGAGCCCCGCTAGGAGCTATCATTCGAAAAGGAGGGATGGGGCTTCCCACCCTGATAGCCATAATTATATTCATTATTTATCATACTTTACTTACCATTACACAAAATCAAGGAGAAAAAGCAGAAATATGGCCATGGATGGGGGCTTGGATTCCAAATTTTGTTTTTTTCCCACTGAGTATATGGATTACTTATAAAACTGTAATGGATGATTTTTATTATATGTAA
- a CDS encoding N-acetylornithine carbamoyltransferase — translation MKKFFSVEDVLNVSDLIRGAINLKKNPYCFQHIGKNKTIGLVFFNPSLRTRISCQKAAFNLGCNTWVLDIHQDSWKIEMSNGSVMRNTQEHLKEAISVLSTYCDILAVRTFPNLLDRNEDYQEVIFNKILNYSKVPVINMESATLHPLQSLADVMTIEEIRPFSAKKKCKVVLSWAPHIKPLPHSVPNSLSQWISKIEEIDFLITCPEKYDLCKKFSDGIYTIHNQNEAFLNADFIYAKNWSSYINYGKILCSSSSWMITEKKMKLTNQAKFMHCLPVRRNMVVEDAVLDSPNSIVLQQAENRIYAAQIIFLKILQSLS, via the coding sequence ATGAAAAAATTTTTTAGCGTAGAAGATGTTTTAAATGTATCTGATCTTATTAGAGGAGCAATTAATTTGAAGAAAAATCCTTATTGTTTTCAACATATTGGAAAAAATAAAACAATTGGATTGGTATTTTTTAATCCTAGTTTACGTACAAGGATTAGTTGTCAAAAAGCGGCTTTTAACTTAGGATGTAATACTTGGGTATTAGATATTCATCAAGATTCCTGGAAAATAGAAATGAGTAATGGAAGTGTCATGAGAAATACTCAAGAACATCTAAAAGAAGCTATTTCTGTCCTGAGTACCTATTGTGATATTCTAGCAGTAAGAACTTTTCCAAATCTTTTAGACAGAAATGAGGATTATCAAGAAGTAATTTTTAATAAGATCTTGAACTATTCTAAAGTTCCAGTAATCAACATGGAAAGTGCCACCTTGCATCCTTTACAGTCTTTAGCTGATGTGATGACTATCGAAGAAATAAGACCCTTTTCTGCTAAAAAAAAATGTAAAGTGGTGTTAAGTTGGGCTCCTCATATAAAACCATTACCGCATTCCGTGCCCAATTCACTTTCTCAATGGATCTCAAAAATAGAAGAAATAGATTTTCTCATTACTTGTCCTGAAAAGTATGACTTATGTAAAAAATTTTCTGACGGGATTTATACTATCCATAACCAAAATGAAGCATTTTTAAATGCAGATTTTATCTATGCAAAAAATTGGAGCAGTTATATAAATTATGGAAAAATACTTTGTTCTAGTTCTAGTTGGATGATTACTGAAAAAAAAATGAAGTTGACTAATCAAGCTAAATTTATGCACTGTTTACCTGTAAGAAGAAATATGGTAGTGGAAGATGCAGTTTTGGATAGTCCAAATTCCATTGTTTTGCAACAAGCAGAAAATAGAATTTATGCGGCGCAAATAATTTTTTTGAAAATTTTACAATCTTTATCATGA
- the ribB gene encoding 3,4-dihydroxy-2-butanone-4-phosphate synthase — MVFYSSDKGNLNCIESALQDIQNGKLIIVVDDENRENEGDFVVAAEKVTPKIVNFLITHGRGLVCVSLTEEKCDQLELQMMVNNNTDPRKTAFTVSVDVRGYGVSTGISVSDRAKTILALVHEVKPEAFNKPGHIFPLRAKKGGVLERPGHTEAAIDITRMAGCIPGGVLVEILNKNGSMARLPQLIQMSKKFHMKIISIEDLIKYKIKNKI; from the coding sequence ATGGTTTTTTATTCTTCTGATAAAGGGAATCTAAATTGTATAGAATCTGCTTTGCAGGATATTCAAAATGGAAAACTTATTATTGTGGTGGATGATGAAAATCGTGAAAATGAAGGAGATTTTGTAGTGGCCGCAGAAAAAGTAACCCCTAAAATTGTCAATTTTCTAATTACTCATGGTAGAGGATTAGTTTGTGTTTCCTTAACAGAGGAAAAATGTGATCAATTAGAACTTCAAATGATGGTGAACAATAACACAGATCCTAGAAAAACAGCTTTTACAGTATCCGTAGATGTACGAGGTTATGGCGTAAGTACAGGGATATCTGTTTCAGATAGAGCTAAGACTATATTGGCACTAGTTCACGAAGTAAAACCAGAAGCTTTTAACAAGCCAGGTCATATTTTCCCTCTTCGCGCAAAAAAAGGAGGTGTCTTAGAAAGACCAGGACATACAGAAGCGGCAATAGACATAACTAGAATGGCAGGATGCATACCTGGAGGGGTATTGGTAGAGATTCTGAATAAAAACGGATCTATGGCGCGTCTTCCACAATTAATTCAAATGTCCAAAAAATTTCATATGAAAATTATATCGATAGAAGATCTAATCAAATATAAAATAAAAAACAAAATATAA
- a CDS encoding M20 family metallo-hydrolase yields the protein MSVVDLKILKKEAIQLLIKMINTPSISKQEKKVSFLIEDYLSRYGFHIKRKFNNIWTENTNYDAKKENIRTILLNSHHDTVKPGKNWKTNPFTAIRQGDKLIGLGSNDAGASVVSLISTFIYLNSLSVLPYKLVLALTAEEEISGPLGVRSILSELGEIDLGIIGEPTKMQVAIAEKGLVVLDCLAEGKTGHSARYIGVNAIYIATKDIECLRNLQFDRKSKFLGYPTLTVTQIQGGIQHNVIPDSCSFVIDIRTNELYKNEELIEMIRKKIHSKMKPRSSHSNYSFINPSHPIVSKAKFIGRKIYGSPTLSDQSIMSFPTIKMGVGDSNRSHTTNEYIHIYEILDGIDIYIRLLKDFNFKTKKVNLFSL from the coding sequence ATGTCTGTAGTAGATTTAAAAATATTAAAGAAAGAAGCTATACAACTTCTTATAAAAATGATAAATACGCCATCTATATCTAAGCAAGAGAAAAAAGTATCTTTTCTGATAGAAGACTATCTTTCTAGATATGGATTCCATATAAAAAGAAAATTTAACAATATATGGACAGAAAATACTAATTATGATGCTAAAAAAGAAAATATTCGTACGATTTTATTAAATTCTCATCATGATACAGTGAAACCAGGAAAAAACTGGAAAACAAATCCTTTTACGGCTATAAGACAAGGAGATAAATTAATAGGTTTAGGAAGTAATGATGCGGGAGCTTCTGTTGTTTCATTAATTTCAACTTTTATATACTTAAACAGTTTATCTGTCTTACCTTACAAATTGGTACTTGCTCTTACAGCAGAAGAGGAAATTTCTGGACCATTAGGTGTAAGATCCATTTTATCTGAATTAGGAGAAATAGATTTAGGGATAATAGGAGAACCAACAAAAATGCAAGTAGCTATTGCGGAAAAAGGGTTAGTAGTTTTAGATTGCCTAGCTGAAGGAAAAACCGGACATTCTGCAAGATATATAGGGGTTAATGCTATCTATATAGCTACAAAAGATATAGAATGTTTAAGAAATCTTCAGTTTGATAGAAAGTCTAAATTTCTAGGTTATCCTACATTAACAGTCACTCAAATACAAGGAGGTATACAACATAATGTGATTCCGGATTCTTGCTCTTTTGTCATAGATATTAGAACTAATGAATTATATAAAAATGAGGAATTGATTGAAATGATCCGAAAAAAAATTCATTCTAAAATGAAACCACGTTCTTCTCATTCAAATTATTCTTTCATAAATCCATCGCATCCAATTGTATCAAAAGCTAAGTTCATAGGAAGAAAAATTTATGGATCTCCTACTCTTTCGGATCAAAGTATTATGTCTTTTCCAACTATTAAAATGGGTGTGGGAGATAGCAACCGTTCTCATACGACAAATGAGTATATTCATATTTATGAAATCCTAGATGGAATAGATATTTATATCCGTTTGTTAAAAGACTTCAATTTTAAAACAAAAAAGGTAAATTTGTTCTCTTTATAA
- the argB gene encoding acetylglutamate kinase — translation MKIHIVKIGGNLINDPKWLNASLESFLQLQGNKIFVHGGGSKANIIADKMGIVQKFMQGRRITDKVTLDLVVMTYAGIINKNIIAKFQSYDCNALGLCGADGNSIKSSFRLKKIETDIDYGYVGDINSRSVNTSFLKFLLKKKIVPVFCSITHNGKGVLLNTNADTIAACIAISLTKEGDEIELHFCFEKKGVLRYLHDAESYYKKIDFRLFQIIKKNHTIKNGMIPKLENAFFALKNGVSKVSIGQPYYLNDLNNKTVLCL, via the coding sequence ATGAAAATCCATATAGTAAAAATTGGAGGAAATTTAATTAATGATCCAAAATGGCTTAATGCTTCTTTAGAGTCCTTTTTGCAACTACAAGGGAATAAAATATTCGTTCATGGAGGAGGGAGTAAGGCAAACATTATTGCTGATAAAATGGGAATTGTTCAAAAATTTATGCAAGGAAGAAGGATTACGGATAAAGTAACACTTGATCTAGTGGTTATGACCTATGCAGGTATAATAAACAAAAACATTATAGCGAAATTTCAATCTTATGACTGTAATGCTTTGGGATTATGTGGAGCGGATGGAAATAGTATAAAGTCTTCCTTTCGTTTAAAAAAAATAGAAACGGATATTGATTATGGATACGTAGGGGATATCAACAGTAGAAGTGTTAACACTTCTTTTCTAAAATTTCTTTTGAAAAAAAAGATTGTTCCTGTATTTTGTTCTATTACTCATAATGGAAAAGGGGTTCTTCTAAATACTAATGCAGACACTATAGCGGCATGTATAGCCATATCTTTAACCAAAGAAGGGGATGAAATAGAATTGCATTTTTGTTTTGAAAAAAAGGGAGTATTACGATACTTACATGATGCTGAATCTTATTATAAAAAAATAGATTTTCGTTTATTTCAAATAATCAAAAAAAATCATACTATTAAAAATGGAATGATTCCGAAATTGGAAAATGCTTTTTTTGCATTAAAAAATGGAGTCTCTAAGGTAAGTATAGGTCAACCTTATTATTTAAATGACTTGAATAATAAGACCGTTTTATGTCTGTAG